In Brasilonema sennae CENA114, the sequence ATTCAAGGATTCTTCGACAATATTGCCCATGAATCTATCCTTAGACAACTAGGTAATTTCCCAAACAAAAACCTAATCAAAGGATGGTTAAAAGCTGGATTTATCTTTGAAGGGATATACAGCCCGACAGAAACGGGTACACCACAAGGAGGGGTTTGCTCCCCGCTCCTAGCCAATATCGGATTGCATGGATTAGAAACCTTTATAAAATCCACCAATCCAAAACTTGGAGTGGTTAGGTACGCTGATGATTTTATAGTCACAGCTAGAGACAAAGGAAGCCTCGAAAATGCCCAAATCCAGATTCAGCAATGGCTGTCAGAAAGAGGTTTGAATCTCAGTACGGAGAAAACGTTCATAACGTCAATGGCAGATGGTTTTGACTTCCTCGGCTTCAATCACCGCCATTATAATGGCAAACTGCTTATCAAACCCTCGAAAAAGAAAGTCTTAGACTTTTGTAAACGAATCGGTCAAGAAATAAAAGCAATGAACGGATGTGAACAAGAGGTAGTCATCAAAAGACTGAACCCAATTCTCCGAGGTTTTGCTAATTATTACAGAGGTGTGGTTAGTAAAGAAACCTTTGAATATGTCAAAAGTAGAATATGGCAATACCTCTGGCGTTGGGCTAAACGTCGCCATCCCAACAAGAACACAAAATGGGTACGGAAACGTTACTTTCAGACCAGAAATCGCAAGAAATGGACGTTCGCTACATCTACTAGCGACCGCCGAGGCAAACAAAAGGATTTAATCCTATACCCGATAGCGTACACGCCCATCGAACGCCATGTAAAGGTCAAGGGGGAAGCATCACCGGATGACCCCTCACTCAAAGAATATTGGGAAAAACGCCACCAAAAATATGGTAA encodes:
- the ltrA gene encoding group II intron reverse transcriptase/maturase, with protein sequence MSYLGTTNGLRKPLEDWSQINWRKINKAVRNLRQRIFLARKLGNWRKLRNLQKLMQRSYANLLLSVRKITQTNKGKATAGIDKEIINTPKQRVKLVNNWSGGNQDPTKRVMIPKANGKKRPLGIPTVRDRIEQAIIVNSLEPEWEAVFEPNSYGFRCGRSCHDAIAQNWIRLNASPNARNNWVLEADIQGFFDNIAHESILRQLGNFPNKNLIKGWLKAGFIFEGIYSPTETGTPQGGVCSPLLANIGLHGLETFIKSTNPKLGVVRYADDFIVTARDKGSLENAQIQIQQWLSERGLNLSTEKTFITSMADGFDFLGFNHRHYNGKLLIKPSKKKVLDFCKRIGQEIKAMNGCEQEVVIKRLNPILRGFANYYRGVVSKETFEYVKSRIWQYLWRWAKRRHPNKNTKWVRKRYFQTRNRKKWTFATSTSDRRGKQKDLILYPIAYTPIERHVKVKGEASPDDPSLKEYWEKRHQKYGKSYWEKNSRNYKIAQNQDWKCTCGEPLFNGEEIETHHIVPVAQGGLDDVKNLQHLHKACHKQVHTKSKSTRLK